The Phalacrocorax carbo chromosome 30, bPhaCar2.1, whole genome shotgun sequence region CATGGCCGGGGggctcccagcccccacccAAGCCCACCCGAGGAGGATAAGTCTGGCCTAGGACCCCCCCAGACCCTGCCTGGGACCCCCCTGGATACTCTGGGGTCCCAGGAGAGGGATCCCTGAGGAGGATCCCAGGGTGGGGGCTGGGTGTGGTGTTCCAGGGTGGTCCCAGAAGGGTCCTGGGGCAGGATCCTGGTGCGGGTCCTGGTGAGGGGTTTCAGGGCAGGATCCCAGTGCGGTGCCTGGTGTGGGATCCCAGGGGAGGATCCCGGTGCAGGATCCTTGGTTGGGATCCCCATGTGATCCCGGTTCAGGATCCCAGTGCGGTTCCCCAGGGAGGATCCCAGTACAGGATCCCAGTGAGGTCCCGGGTTCAGGATCCCAGTGCAGGATCCCAGTGTGGTTCCTGGGTGCAGGATCCCAGTGCAAGATCCTGGTGCAGTCTCGGTGCAGGATCCTGTTGCAGGATCCCATTGTGGTTCCCGGGTTCAGGATCCCAGTGTAGTCCTGGGTGTGGTTCCCAGATTCAGGATCCCAGTTCAGGATCCCAGTGTGGTTCCTGGGTTCAGGATCCCAGTGCAGGATCCCAGTGTGGTTCACGGGTTCAGGATCCCGGTGCAGGATCCCAGTTCAGGATCCCAGTGTGGTTCCTGGATTCAGGATCCCAGCGCAAGATCCTGGTGCAGGATCCCAGTGTGGTTCTGGGTTCAGGATCCCGGTGCGGTCCCGGTGCAGGATCCCGGGGGTGCCCTCGCCCCCCTGCCTCGCCCGTGGCCCCCCCGGCCCTGGCTCCGCCCGGCGCCCGCagcagccggggccgggggcggccggtggcggggcgggcgcggggaaggggaaggggaagcgGCGGATGCTCCGCGGCGGCGGCCGTGCCTTTGCTCGGGGCGGCGGCTCCTCCCGGTACCGgggaccggggcggggggtcccggggcggcgggagcgagGGGCGGTGCCCCGGCACCGGGCGCGGCTGCGCAAAAGCccgagcggcggcgggaggcagCGCTCGGCGGgggcggcaccggcaccgggacGGCACCGGGACGGCACCGGGACGGCACCGGGACGGCACCGGGACGGAGCGGGCGGCGGCTGGAGgtgcggcggggagcggggctccttccctccctctccccccgaCCCGGACCCACCCGCTCCTCTCGGGGGTCCCGGGACtggggggggtggcggggggacccggagtggggtgggggggccctAACCGGGGGTCCTGTCCCTAACTTTGGTGGGGGGGAGGAACACGACGGTACCGGGTGCTGCGTCGCTaaatgggggcgggggggtgaaACACGGTACCGTGTGTCCCATCCCTGACTGGGGCGGTGGGGGGAATGCGACGGTACCGGGTGCCTcaaccggggcggggggacacacggtactgggtgccccatccctaATTTGGTGGGGGTGACGACGGTACGGTACTGGGTACCCCATCCCCAACTGGGGGGGACAACACGGCACCGAGTGCCCCATCCCCAACTGCGCAGATGCAGGGACCCCCACTCTATCAGCAGGACAGTGTTAGGCTCTTCCCCAACTGGGGGAAGTGGGACAGCACCGTTGCCCCCTGTCCCTAATTTTGGGGTGCACGGTCCCCCCACCCTAACTGGAGGGGGAGGCAGTACCAGCCCCACCACTACCACCCAgaggggtctgtactgggtcccCATCCCTTACTGGGGTAGGTGCAGGGTGTCTGGCCCACCCCAGCCGTGGCTTTTCCATCCCCCTGGGAAGACACCTGGGGCTTCACCCTGCAGCAGgctcccccatccccagggaggtTCCTCCCATCCGCcttgtctgtctgtccgtccccCTGGCCACTTTGCACTGTGGTTCAGCTCACCCCCAGGTGTCACCTCCAGCCACCCCAGCGTCCCCGTGGTGGCGGCAGGATGGTCCCGCCGGCTGCACTCTGCACCCCAGGCAGCTCGAAGATGCATCTCTTATCGCTTGTCATCAGGATTTCCTTTTTGAGTCATTTCTGCTCTGCCGGCGCGGATGCTGCGTGGAAGCATCTCGCACCTCTCTCCCCACCAAACCAGATGGGCGCCCAAACGTGCGCCGGCAGGCCACGTTCAGAGGACCCTGACGCTGTTTCTACCCTGTGTCTTCTTTTCCACAGGTCTCCGTAGCCGGGGATCGCCGGCGCCATGTCCCGGCAGCGCTGAGGTCGGCAGGACGGGCGGCAAGCGGAGCCGCGGCCGGCGAGGAACCATGGGGAGCATCTACAAGGAATACTTCAACACGGAGAAGATCCGGGAGCACTACAACTACACCAAGGAGGGCTCGGAaagctcctccaccacctcccgTTGGGTGGTATCCATCATCATCGTCGTGGTCTGCTGCTTCATCGTGCTGGAGAACCTGCTGGTCCTCATCTCCGTTTGCCGCAACAAGAAGTTTCACTCAGCCATGTACATCTTCATTGGGAACTTGGCTTTCTCTGACCTCTTGGCTGGGTTGGCCTTCATGGTCAACATCTTGCTCTCCGGAGCCACCACCTTCAACCTGACGCCGGTACAGTGGTTTGTACGGGAAGGCACAGCTTTCGCCACGTTGGCCGCCTCCGTCTTCAGCTTGTTGGCCATCGCCATCGAGCGCCACGTGGCCATCACCAAGGTCAAGGTCTACAGCAGCGACAAGAACTGTCGGATGGTGCTGCTCATCGGGGCTTGTTGGGTGATCGCTGCTGCCATCGGCAGCCTCCCCATCATGGGTTGGAACTGCATGAGCGACCTGCAGGATTGCTCCACcgtcctccccctctactctaaACGTTACATCCTCTTCGTCATCACCATCTTCACCATCATCCTTCTCGCCATCGTGGGGCTCTACAGCCGCATCTACTGCATCGTGCGCTCCAGCCACGCCGAGATTGCCTCCACCCAGACCCTGGCCTTGCTCAAGACGGTTACCATTGTCCTGGGAGCCTTCATTGTCTGCTGGCTGCCGGCCTTCATCATCCTCCTCATGGATGCCACCTGCCCTGTCCGAGCATGCCGGGTCCTCTATAAGGCGAACTATTTCTTTGCCTTCGCCACTCTAAACTCGGCCGCCAACCCCATCATCTACACGCTGCGGAGCAAGGACATGCGCCGGGAGTTCCTGtgggtgctgtgctgctgcggggccgggcgccGGGACCAGACCCCCGGCCGCTGCGGGCTTCCACTCCGCACCTCCAGCTCACTGGACCGCTGCACCCCAAAATACGAGTTACCCACCTCGCCTATCACCCACGAGTGTACCACCTCCGTTTAGGGGGTCCTGGCCACCCCACgactgccccatggctgccccatggctggggCTGTGGTACGAAGGGAGCAGAGTcggggtggattttttttgagGTACAGATGGACAAGTGCACCTTCATCCCGGGCATCCCCCACCCCGGGCATCCCCCACCCCTGGGCATCCCACTGGGCATTCCCACCCCCGGGCATCCCCGGTTGCGGGTGGCAATGCCGATGCTCCGGCTGGGATTGCTGTGACCCGTGCGCGCGCCGGCGTGTGCGTGTGCACGGGCACGGGCACGCGTGTTGCTCTTCCCACGCCCTGCCCGAGCCCCGGGGCCCCCGTGGGACCTGTCAGACGGGTCCTTGGGCCCCTCCCTGCGCCCGGCTCCCTGCGGCACCCCTGGCGCCAGTGGCAAATCCTCTgcccccggctgctccctggcaCCGTGGGTGGCTCCGACCACTAGTCCTCCGGGCTAGGAGGGGCTTTGCTGGGAAAGCCGGGCCTGGGGCGCtcactgtggggcagggggatgaCACATGGGGACCCCTGTGTCCTCCCACCCTGCTCCATggtccagctgtgtgctggtgcgcagagttggggggggggccctGTTGCGGCCGGCTCCGCTGGGGCCCCACCCCATCACTGTGACCCCCCAAGACGCCCCCTCCATCTTCGGTGACGTCTCCAGGGGCGATCGTAGTattaaaaattgtttgtttAGACCTGCCTCCGCCTCCTTTGTGGCCTGGGACGGGGACCATCGagcccctccccaccctgcctcAGGCTCCCTGGTGCACCTACAGGGAGGGACagaggggacagggctgggggtggggggtgatgGACCCCAAATTTGGCTCGATGGGGAGGTTTAGCAGCTTTTACCTCCAGGAACCTCAGAGAGCCCGTAAGAGCATCCCCCTCCCGGCTGCAGGAATGGGGTTGGGTGCTTTGCCTGGTGTCCTGGGTGCCAGCACCCAGGGAGGGTGTTGGGGGCTGCGGATCTTCGCCCTTGCCCCAGCTTTCGTTGCCTCCCTGCGTGCTGGCGGGCAATGCCGCGGCATCGGGCCAGGCTGGCGCTTCCTCGCCTCCGTCTCGCGCAGCTCTGGCCTCGACTGCAGCTGCTTCCCCGCTGTGGTGGCAGCGGCGTTTTGGGGAAGCCCTGCGCTGTGCCATGAGGAAGCGAGGGGACACGTGTGTGTACGTGTCCCCCAGCACTTGCAGACCCCCTTCCTGGTTTTGCGGCCACCTCGATCCGGTGCTTTGTGCTCCCCGGTGTCGGCTCGGCGCGCTGGCGCCAAAACCTTTGATGCCCTAATTTGGCCCTGTTTCCTCCCTTGGAGGGTGCAGAGGAAGCGGGGAGGGGGTTTCGTTTCCTTTCCCCCGCCGCCACAGTCGGGACGAGTCCCCATTTTGGCACCCTGCGGGCGCCCCGGCAGTGACCCGGGCCATTCCGCCTGCCCCCACAGCGCTGGGGCCCCACGCCGATCCCCGACCGCCTCCGCCGGTGCGACAGGGAAGGGAAACTCCGCCATTTCCCCATCACCGCGGCTCCGTGCCACCAGGCAACGGGGACCCCCGGCCTCACCGGCGGAGCTCCCCCGGAATGCCGAGGGCAGGTCCTGGCGGGGATGATGATGGATGGGGGAATCCCACGGGAAGGGCAGCGGCTGCTGTGACTCATTACAACCAGGCGGGAGTTGGGGGGCTGGAGTTGGGGGGCGGCCGTCGGCTGATTTGGGGCCAGGAAAAAGGGGGGATCGAGCTCCCCGGCGAGGGGCTGAGCCTGCCCCGGTGGTCTCCGCACTGCCTCGCCCGGGTGTGGGGGGACGCGGGGGCCCCACACGGGGCTGTGTCGGGGGTTTGCACCTCGTGGTGCGCGTGTGCGAGGGGCGGTGGGTCCTGCGTGGCTCCCACCCCGTGGCTGGGTCCCACCCTGGGGGTGTcgctgggtgctgggtgccgtagagcagccctggggctgcacCCACCTGGGCCTGTCCCCCCCCTATTCCTGCCATGGTACAGCTCGTGCCCCCCCATCTCCACTGTGCTACGGCGTGTCTGTCCTCCGTGGTAcagcccaccccccccccacagtGGTACAGCCCACACCCACTGTGGTAGGGCCTATCCCCCATCCCCGCAGTGCTGTGCCCCGTGTGTGTCCTCCCCGTCTCTCAGTGGTACGGCCCATCgcacccccctcccctcagTGGTACAGTCCCACCCCGCAGTGGTACGGCCCGtcaggcccccccccccgacccgcAGTGGTACGGTCCCCCCTGAGGCGGCccctcccgcccggcccggcccggcccggcccggcccctccGGGCCGCGTctcccggggccgccccgctcccgccacCCACGGACAGGTACCGGCCCGGGCCCGCGGCCCCCCTCCgcccggggtggggtggggggtcccccggctctgcccgcccCCGGGAGGAGCCTCCCCCCCGCGCCCGGTCCAGAATGGTCTGtgcttcccccccctccccgccacgGCGGAATGGTCTctcccgccctccccccccccgccggtaTGGTCTCGCccggcgccgccccgcccccgccgctgGTTTCCGCGCGAatccgccgcccggccccgccgctcccgccgccgccgccgccccgatGCCGGCCCGggccgccccgctgcccccggccccgctgcccgccgAGCTGCGCCGACGGTGAGTccccggcaccggcagcgcCCCTTCCCactcacccacccccccacctcccttcccGGTCCCGGCGGTGCCTGGTCCCGGGCTGCACtgcacaccccctcccccctccgGTACCGAACTGACAGCCCCCCCCGCACCGCACCTatcccgccccctcccctcccgcacCGCAGCGCActgccccggccgccccccctccgccgccccggCACTGCATTGCCCTGACAGTCACCCAGCATTGCGGTGCCCTGCCCTGCGCTGACAGCCCCCCCGGAACTGGGGTGACACACCCCGCCGGGACTGCGTTGACACCCCCGGCCAGCGCACCGACACCCGCCCAGGACTGGGCTGACACCCCCTTgctcccagcactgcactgacagccccccaccactgcattgctctgacccccccagcactgcactgacagccccccaccattgccctgcattgctctgacccccccagcactgcactgacagccccccaccactgcattgctctgacccccacagcactgcactgacagccccccaccattgccctgcattgccctgacccccccagcactgcactgacagccccccaccattgccctgcattgctctgacccccccagcactgcactgacagccccccatcattgccctgcattgctctgacgccccccagcactgcactgacagcccccaccattgccctgcattgctctgacccccccagcactgcactgacagccccCCGTATTGCACTGCATTGCTCTGAcgccccccagcactgcactgacagcccccaccattgccctgcattgccctgacccccccagcactgcactgacagccccccaccattGCCCTGCATTGCCCTGaccccccagcactgcactgacagccccccaccattgccctgcattgctctgacccccccagcactgcactgacagccccccaccattgccctgcattgctctgacccccccagcactgcactgacagccccccaccattgccctgcattgccctgacccccccagcactgcactgacagccccccaccattgccctgcattgctctgaccccccagcactgcactgacagccccccaccattgccctgcattgctctgacccccccagcactgcactgacagccccccaccattGCCCTGCATTGCCCTGaccccccagcactgcactgacagccccccaccattgccctgcattgctctgacccccccagcactgcactgacagccccccaccattgccctgcattgctctgacccccccagcactgcactgacagccccccaccattgccctgcattgctctgacccccccagcactgcactgacagccccccaccattgccctgcattgctctgaccacctcagcactgcactgacagccccccaccattgccctgcattgctctgacccccccagcactgcactgacagccccccaccattgccctgcattgccctgacccccccagcactgcactgacagccccccaccattgccctgcattgccctgacccccccagcactgcactgacagccccccaccattgccctgcattgctctgacccccacagcactgcactgacagccccccaccattGCCCTGCATTGCTCTGACCCCCCCAGCAACtgcactgacagccccccaccattgccctgcattgctctgaccacctcagcactgcactgacagccccccaccattgccctgcattgctctgaccccctcagcactgcactgacagccccccaccattgccctgcattgctctgacccccccagcactgcactgacagccccCCTGCATTGccctgacccccccagcactgcactgacagccccccaccattgccctgcattgccctgacccccccagcactgcactgacagccccCCTGCATTGccctgacccccccagcactgcactgacagccccccaccattgccctgcattgctctgacacccccagcactgcactgacagccccccaccattgccctgcattgctctgacccccccagcactgcactgacagccccccaccattgccctgcattgctctgacccccccagcactgcactgacagcccccaccattgccctgcattgccctgacccccccagcactgcacttacagccccccaccattgccctgcattgctctgacccccccagcactgcacttacagccccccaccattgccctgcattgccctgacccccccagcactgcactgacagccccccaccattgccctgcattgctctgaccccctcagcactgcactgacagccccccaccattgccctgcattgctctgacccccccagcactgcactgacagccccccaccattgccctgcattgccctgacccccccagcactgcagtgaCAGCCCCCCGCCATTGCCCTGCATTGCCCTGaccccccagcactgcactgacagccccccaccattgccctgacccccccagcactgcactgacagccgcccaccattgccctgcattgctctgaccctcccagcactgcactgacagccccccaccattgccctgcattgctctgaccacctcagcactgca contains the following coding sequences:
- the S1PR2 gene encoding sphingosine 1-phosphate receptor 2 isoform X2, whose protein sequence is MLQPVGGRERWAAGTGTGTGTGKTTGLRSRGSPAPCPGSAEVGRTGGKRSRGRRGTMGSIYKEYFNTEKIREHYNYTKEGSESSSTTSRWVVSIIIVVVCCFIVLENLLVLISVCRNKKFHSAMYIFIGNLAFSDLLAGLAFMVNILLSGATTFNLTPVQWFVREGTAFATLAASVFSLLAIAIERHVAITKVKVYSSDKNCRMVLLIGACWVIAAAIGSLPIMGWNCMSDLQDCSTVLPLYSKRYILFVITIFTIILLAIVGLYSRIYCIVRSSHAEIASTQTLALLKTVTIVLGAFIVCWLPAFIILLMDATCPVRACRVLYKANYFFAFATLNSAANPIIYTLRSKDMRREFLWVLCCCGAGRRDQTPGRCGLPLRTSSSLDRCTPKYELPTSPITHECTTSV
- the S1PR2 gene encoding sphingosine 1-phosphate receptor 2 isoform X1, with protein sequence MGSIYKEYFNTEKIREHYNYTKEGSESSSTTSRWVVSIIIVVVCCFIVLENLLVLISVCRNKKFHSAMYIFIGNLAFSDLLAGLAFMVNILLSGATTFNLTPVQWFVREGTAFATLAASVFSLLAIAIERHVAITKVKVYSSDKNCRMVLLIGACWVIAAAIGSLPIMGWNCMSDLQDCSTVLPLYSKRYILFVITIFTIILLAIVGLYSRIYCIVRSSHAEIASTQTLALLKTVTIVLGAFIVCWLPAFIILLMDATCPVRACRVLYKANYFFAFATLNSAANPIIYTLRSKDMRREFLWVLCCCGAGRRDQTPGRCGLPLRTSSSLDRCTPKYELPTSPITHECTTSV